Proteins co-encoded in one Quercus robur chromosome 8, dhQueRobu3.1, whole genome shotgun sequence genomic window:
- the LOC126694696 gene encoding vascular-related unknown protein 4-like — protein MENSMNSMRKSLISKERTSEPAEESGWTMYFEDLLANNNNEYSYSSLGLESPSLVSDAASLAGKRYESIERDGGLAMVKSSSKRLSFKKRKAKGVLVDDALEDTASSPVNSPKVCNLAEMDMNAIRNNNTGISQEKRSVSGQIDERSGPSGRDSDCTELKKRGLCLVPLSMLVNYFG, from the exons ATGGAAAACTCAATGAATTCTATGAGAAAATCCCTCATATCCAAAGAAAGAACCTCTGAGCCTGCTGAGGAGAGTGGTTGGACTATGTACTTCGAAGACTTGTTAGCCAATAACAACAACGAATACAGTTATAGCTCTCTTGGTTTAGAAAGCCCTTCTTTGGTTTCTGATGCTGCTTCTTTGGCTGGAAAAAGGTATGAAAGTATTGAGAGAGATGGGGGCTTGGCTATGGTTAAAAGTAGTAGTAAAAGACTGAGCTTCAAGAAGAGAAAAGCTAAAGGAGTTTTGGTTGATGATGCTTTAGAGGATACTGCTAGTTCTCCTGTAAATAGTCCCAag GTTTGTAACCTGGCTGAGATGGATATGAATGCAATAAGGAATAATAATACAGGCATATCTcag GAGAAAAGAAGTGTTTCAGGACAGATAGATGAGAGAAGTGGCCCAAGTGGGAGAGATAGTGACTGCACAGAACTGAAGAAAAGGGGTCTTTGCTTAGTTCCTTTGTCTATGCTAGTTAATTATTTTGGTTGA